From the genome of Streptomyces sp. NBC_01341, one region includes:
- a CDS encoding GNAT family N-acetyltransferase — translation MNDMWTGERIRLRGVEPDDWRGFRDLSRNTVDVRNADMIEPPRSEESFRSWTAERAGRTPHGGSYCLVVETLGERAFAGAVTVGETDSRAGRFRTGIEISRDHRRNGYAREATELILTYMFAEQRHNKCEVEVYAFNEASLALYRRLDFVEEGRLRQHEYFAGEHHDVVLLGMTAAEHWARHRRPSVR, via the coding sequence GTGAACGACATGTGGACCGGCGAGCGGATTCGTCTGCGGGGCGTGGAACCCGACGACTGGCGAGGCTTCCGGGACCTGTCCCGGAACACCGTCGACGTACGGAACGCCGACATGATCGAACCTCCTCGCTCCGAGGAGAGCTTTCGGTCCTGGACCGCCGAGCGCGCGGGGCGGACGCCGCACGGCGGATCGTACTGCCTCGTGGTCGAGACGCTGGGTGAGCGGGCCTTCGCGGGCGCCGTGACGGTCGGGGAGACCGACAGCCGTGCGGGGCGGTTCAGGACGGGTATCGAGATCTCTCGCGACCACCGAAGGAACGGGTACGCCAGGGAGGCCACCGAGCTGATCCTCACCTACATGTTCGCGGAACAGCGCCACAACAAGTGTGAGGTGGAGGTGTACGCCTTCAACGAGGCGTCTCTCGCCCTCTACCGTCGGCTGGACTTCGTCGAGGAAGGGCGGCTCCGGCAGCACGAGTACTTCGCAGGTGAGCACCACGACGTGGTGCTGCTCGGAATGACCGCGGCCGAGCACTGGGCCCGGCACCGGCGCCCCTCGGTGCGCTGA
- a CDS encoding ThuA domain-containing protein, with product MPTTTAHRPPHRLLRSLLTALTLLAALLSLTVTPSTAGPAERGAAAAPFKVLGLYSGTYDQAHISFAREANTWFPQAGASNGFTYTASTDWNLLANGGVDAYDVVLFLDDGPQSAAQRSGFERYMRAGGGWLGFHVSAFTTDAQSWPWYYNQFLGSGNFKSNTWGPTTAVLRVEDRAHPSTVSLPQTFTSSVSEWYSWSNDLRNNPDIDILASVDPTSFPLGTSAGEIWYSGYYPILWTNRQYKMLYANFGHNAMNYDTNTPTSSTFASATQNRFLLDGLKWLAGAGSTEPPAEGIPETTWYAMENRANGKCADARGASTANGTVVQQYACNGTVAQQFQFRRTDGGYVRIAARGNPQQVVDVTDRSTAQGAPLQLWSYSGGLNQQWQPVRETSGGYHFSARHSGQCLTASSTATDSVQLTQRPCDGSTAQSFGLTAQP from the coding sequence GTGCCCACGACGACAGCACACCGCCCCCCGCACCGCTTACTGCGGTCGCTGCTGACAGCCCTGACCCTGTTGGCCGCACTGCTCTCCCTGACAGTGACCCCGTCCACCGCCGGTCCGGCGGAACGCGGGGCCGCCGCAGCACCGTTCAAGGTGCTGGGGCTCTACAGCGGCACCTACGACCAGGCCCACATCAGCTTCGCCCGGGAGGCCAACACCTGGTTCCCGCAGGCCGGCGCCTCGAACGGCTTCACCTACACCGCGAGCACAGACTGGAACCTGCTCGCCAACGGAGGCGTGGACGCCTACGACGTTGTCCTGTTCCTCGACGACGGTCCGCAGAGTGCCGCGCAGCGTTCGGGCTTCGAGCGGTACATGCGGGCGGGCGGTGGCTGGCTGGGCTTCCATGTCTCGGCCTTCACGACCGATGCCCAGAGCTGGCCCTGGTACTACAACCAGTTCCTCGGCAGTGGCAACTTCAAGTCCAACACGTGGGGGCCGACCACGGCCGTACTGCGGGTCGAGGACAGGGCCCACCCGTCGACAGTGAGCCTGCCCCAGACGTTCACCTCGTCGGTCAGCGAGTGGTACAGCTGGTCGAACGATCTCCGCAACAACCCCGACATCGACATCCTCGCCTCGGTCGACCCCACCAGCTTCCCCCTCGGGACGAGCGCCGGTGAGATCTGGTACAGCGGTTACTACCCCATCCTCTGGACCAACCGCCAGTACAAGATGCTCTACGCCAACTTCGGGCACAACGCCATGAACTACGACACGAACACTCCGACTTCCTCCACGTTCGCCAGCGCCACCCAGAACCGGTTCCTTCTGGACGGGCTCAAATGGCTCGCGGGCGCCGGCTCCACCGAGCCGCCCGCCGAGGGCATCCCGGAGACCACCTGGTACGCGATGGAGAACCGTGCCAACGGGAAGTGCGCCGATGCCAGGGGAGCGAGCACGGCCAACGGGACGGTCGTGCAGCAGTACGCGTGCAACGGCACCGTCGCCCAGCAGTTCCAGTTCAGGCGCACCGACGGCGGCTACGTACGCATCGCGGCGCGCGGCAACCCGCAACAGGTCGTGGACGTCACCGACCGGTCCACCGCACAGGGCGCGCCCCTGCAGCTGTGGTCGTACTCCGGCGGCCTCAACCAGCAGTGGCAGCCGGTCCGGGAAACCTCGGGCGGCTATCACTTCTCGGCCAGGCACAGCGGTCAGTGCCTCACGGCTTCCTCGACGGCGACCGATTCCGTGCAACTGACCCAGCGTCCCTGTGACGGCTCCACTGCACAGAGCTTCGGTCTCACCGCCCAACCGTGA
- a CDS encoding ribosomal protein bL36 — protein sequence MKVRKSLRSLKSQPGAQVVRRRGVTFVLNKKTPRNKARQG from the coding sequence ATGAAGGTGCGTAAATCCCTGCGCTCGCTGAAGTCACAGCCCGGAGCCCAGGTGGTGCGCCGCCGCGGCGTGACCTTCGTACTCAACAAGAAGACACCCCGAAACAAGGCGCGCCAAGGCTGA
- a CDS encoding oxidoreductase → MNDQQPELDGRHAVVTGASKGIGLAVTTALAEAGAHVLAVARTSTDELRTLADRGAVTWVQVDLTSPDGAQQVAAAAAGRHVDVLVNNVGSAPARPGGFLSVTDAQWRQTIELNLMTAVSVTRAVLPGMIDAGDGSIINIASVNARLPESVVVDYSASKAAVSSLSKALSKEFGGRGIRVNSVSPGPVETELWTGDGGVAATVSQAAGVSADDVKAQAASSTASGRFSRPSEVADLVVYLAGDRARNIMGSDFVIDGGYVPTL, encoded by the coding sequence ATGAACGACCAGCAGCCAGAACTCGACGGCCGGCACGCCGTTGTCACAGGGGCCAGCAAAGGGATCGGCCTCGCGGTCACGACGGCCCTGGCCGAGGCCGGAGCCCATGTCCTGGCCGTGGCCCGGACGTCCACCGACGAGCTGCGGACTCTGGCCGACCGTGGAGCCGTGACCTGGGTCCAGGTGGATCTGACCTCGCCCGACGGAGCACAGCAGGTGGCAGCCGCGGCCGCCGGCCGGCACGTCGACGTGCTGGTCAACAACGTGGGATCGGCCCCGGCGCGCCCGGGCGGATTCCTCAGTGTCACCGATGCCCAGTGGCGGCAGACCATCGAGCTGAACCTGATGACCGCCGTGTCCGTCACCCGGGCGGTACTTCCCGGCATGATCGATGCGGGGGACGGCTCGATCATCAACATCGCCTCGGTCAACGCACGCCTGCCCGAGTCCGTGGTCGTCGACTACAGCGCATCCAAAGCCGCTGTGTCCAGTCTGTCCAAAGCACTGTCGAAGGAGTTCGGTGGTCGAGGGATCCGGGTGAACAGCGTCAGTCCCGGGCCGGTCGAGACCGAGCTGTGGACGGGTGACGGCGGAGTGGCCGCCACGGTTTCCCAGGCGGCCGGGGTATCGGCGGACGACGTGAAGGCACAGGCGGCCTCATCGACTGCCTCGGGACGCTTCTCCCGGCCTTCGGAAGTGGCTGACCTGGTCGTTTACCTCGCCGGGGACCGGGCTCGCAACATCATGGGCAGTGATTTCGTCATTGACGGCGGATACGTGCCGACGCTGTGA
- a CDS encoding amino acid permease: protein MSDGSISAAGQRAADAPAASSPHVDAGDAGYSKDLKSRHINMIAIGGAIGTGLFLGAGGRLADAGPSLAIAYAVCGVFAFFVVRALGELILYRPSSGAFVSYAREFMGEKGAFAAGWLYFLNWSTTAIADITAAATYAHFWGVFSDIPQWILALIALSVVLTANLISVKYFGEMEFWFAIIKVAALVAFMLIGIFLVVTQHPVDGHTPGLSTVSESGVFPVGTLPMLLVIQGVVFAYASVELCGVAAGETENPEKIMPRAINSIMWRVGLFYVGSVVLLALLLPYTAYSGDQSPFVTVMDKLGVPGAAGVMNLVVLTAALSSLNSGLYSTGRILRSMALSGSAPRFTGLMNKGQVPYGGILLTAGFGVLGVGLNYVVPGQAFEIVLNLASIGILGTWGMIMLCSLVFWHRSQDGRVTRPAYRLPWAPYTQLVTLLFLAGVAFLMWWGGGVGRTTVMFLPLIAAALVGGWFLVRGRVHRMAQARQDA, encoded by the coding sequence ATGAGTGACGGCAGCATCTCAGCAGCCGGTCAGCGCGCCGCCGACGCACCGGCGGCGAGTTCCCCCCACGTGGACGCCGGCGACGCCGGATACAGCAAGGACCTCAAGTCCCGCCACATCAACATGATCGCCATCGGTGGCGCGATCGGCACCGGACTCTTCCTGGGCGCGGGCGGGCGCCTCGCCGACGCGGGACCTTCGCTCGCCATCGCCTACGCCGTCTGTGGCGTCTTCGCGTTCTTCGTCGTACGCGCCCTGGGCGAGCTCATCCTCTACCGGCCGTCGTCCGGTGCCTTCGTCTCCTATGCCCGTGAGTTCATGGGCGAGAAGGGCGCGTTCGCGGCCGGGTGGCTGTACTTCCTCAACTGGTCGACGACCGCGATCGCGGACATCACCGCGGCCGCGACGTACGCGCACTTCTGGGGTGTGTTCAGCGACATCCCGCAGTGGATCCTGGCGTTGATCGCCCTCTCCGTGGTCCTCACGGCCAACCTCATCTCGGTGAAGTACTTCGGCGAGATGGAGTTCTGGTTCGCGATCATCAAGGTCGCGGCGCTGGTCGCCTTCATGCTGATCGGAATCTTCCTCGTCGTCACCCAGCATCCGGTGGACGGCCACACCCCCGGCCTGTCGACCGTGTCCGAGAGCGGCGTCTTCCCCGTCGGCACGCTTCCCATGCTGCTCGTGATCCAGGGCGTCGTCTTCGCCTACGCGTCCGTCGAACTGTGCGGCGTCGCCGCCGGCGAGACCGAGAACCCCGAGAAGATCATGCCGCGTGCGATCAACTCCATCATGTGGCGGGTCGGACTGTTCTACGTCGGCTCGGTGGTGCTACTCGCGCTGCTGCTGCCCTACACCGCCTACTCCGGGGACCAGAGCCCGTTCGTCACGGTCATGGACAAGCTCGGTGTACCGGGCGCCGCCGGCGTGATGAACCTCGTCGTGCTGACCGCCGCGCTGTCCAGCCTGAACTCCGGCCTCTACTCCACCGGCCGCATCCTGCGCTCCATGGCCCTGTCGGGTTCGGCACCCCGTTTCACCGGCCTGATGAACAAGGGGCAGGTGCCCTACGGGGGCATCCTCCTGACGGCCGGCTTCGGCGTCCTGGGCGTCGGGCTGAACTACGTGGTGCCGGGCCAGGCGTTCGAGATCGTGCTGAACCTGGCGTCGATCGGGATCCTCGGGACCTGGGGGATGATCATGCTCTGCTCCCTGGTGTTCTGGCACCGCTCGCAGGACGGCCGGGTCACGAGGCCTGCCTACCGCTTGCCCTGGGCGCCCTACACCCAGCTCGTCACGCTCCTCTTCCTCGCCGGCGTGGCCTTCCTGATGTGGTGGGGCGGCGGCGTGGGCCGGACGACAGTCATGTTCCTTCCTCTGATCGCGGCGGCGCTCGTCGGCGGGTGGTTCCTGGTCCGGGGGCGGGTGCACCGGATGGCACAGGCGAGGCAGGACGCCTGA
- a CDS encoding NAD-dependent protein deacetylase, whose amino-acid sequence MRMRPTLSWTPTENPSPGTTDLRPVEDALSTGGVLVLSGAGISTESGIPDYRGEGGSLSRHTPMTYQDFTAEAQARRRYWARSHLGWRTFGRARPNAGHRAVAAFERRGLLSGVITQNVDGLHQAAGAEAVVELHGSLNRVVCLSCGDLSARRELARRLEEANAGFAPVAAAINPDGDADLTDEQVGDFCVVPCTVCGGVLKPDVVFFGEAVPPQRVEHCRELVRAASSLLVLGSSLTVMSGLRFVRQAAEDGKPVLIINRDPTRGDRHALTRVALSLGPALVTVAGRLGIPAVEGAAESA is encoded by the coding sequence ATGCGGATGCGCCCCACACTGAGCTGGACCCCCACCGAGAACCCGTCGCCGGGCACCACCGACCTGCGGCCGGTGGAGGATGCGCTGAGCACCGGCGGAGTACTGGTCCTCAGCGGAGCGGGCATCTCCACCGAGTCGGGCATTCCCGACTACCGGGGAGAGGGCGGAAGCCTGAGCCGGCACACCCCGATGACGTACCAGGACTTCACCGCCGAGGCTCAGGCCCGGCGCCGCTACTGGGCGCGGAGCCATCTCGGCTGGCGCACGTTCGGCCGCGCCCGCCCCAACGCCGGCCACCGGGCCGTAGCCGCGTTCGAGCGACGTGGTCTGCTCTCCGGTGTGATCACCCAGAACGTCGACGGTCTGCACCAGGCCGCCGGTGCCGAAGCGGTCGTGGAACTCCACGGCAGTCTGAATCGCGTCGTGTGCCTCTCCTGCGGCGACCTCAGTGCCCGCCGTGAGCTCGCGCGGCGACTGGAGGAGGCGAATGCGGGCTTCGCACCGGTGGCCGCCGCGATCAACCCCGACGGTGACGCCGACCTGACCGACGAGCAGGTCGGGGACTTCTGCGTGGTGCCGTGCACGGTATGCGGCGGGGTCCTCAAACCGGACGTGGTGTTCTTCGGCGAGGCGGTGCCCCCGCAGCGGGTCGAGCACTGCCGCGAACTGGTCCGCGCGGCATCCTCGCTGCTGGTCCTGGGGTCCTCACTCACGGTGATGTCGGGTCTCCGCTTCGTCCGTCAGGCAGCCGAGGACGGGAAGCCGGTGCTCATCATCAACCGCGACCCGACCCGGGGCGACCGGCACGCCCTCACCCGCGTCGCGCTCTCGTTGGGACCGGCACTGGTCACCGTGGCCGGCCGGCTGGGCATCCCCGCCGTCGAAGGGGCCGCGGAGTCCGCCTGA
- a CDS encoding FAD-dependent oxidoreductase — protein sequence MAEAADRKRTVIVTVDDDPGVSRAVARDLRRRYGAAYRVVRAESGDSALQALRELKLRGDLVAVILADYRMPQMNGIEFLEQALDVYPEARRVLLTAYADTGAAIDAINVVDLDHYLLKPWDPPEEKLYPVLDDLLQAWRAGHHRAHPSTKVVGHRWSARSSETREFLARNQVPYRWYSSDEPEGQRLLSAAGQDGLRLPVVITPDGTPLVEPEATELAVHVGLATTPTADFYDLVVVGGGPAGLGAAVYGASEGLRTVLVERSATGGQAGQSSRIENYLGFPDGVSGGQLTERAMRQAGRFGAEVLTTREVTGLEAHGSARIVRFSDGSEIAAHSVILATGVSYRQLPSGGADELTGRGVFYGSALTEAASCQGHDVYIVGGANSAGQAAMYLSRTAKSVTLLVRGESIAASMSYYLIQQVEETPNIRVKCGTVVDTAHGDGHLEHLTLREVGSGGTELVDAQWLFVFIGAAPLTDWLDGTVLRDRKGFILAGPDMTPDGRPPADWELERPPYHLETSVPGVFVAGDARAESAKRVASAVGEGAMAVMLVHRYLEQT from the coding sequence ATGGCAGAGGCCGCAGACAGGAAGCGGACCGTCATCGTGACCGTGGATGACGATCCGGGTGTCTCCCGCGCCGTTGCCCGTGACCTCAGACGACGCTACGGCGCCGCCTACCGCGTTGTCCGCGCGGAATCGGGCGACTCGGCGCTCCAGGCACTGCGGGAGCTGAAACTGCGCGGCGATCTGGTCGCGGTGATCCTCGCCGACTACCGGATGCCGCAGATGAACGGCATCGAGTTCCTCGAACAGGCCCTGGACGTCTACCCCGAGGCCCGTCGGGTCCTGTTGACCGCATACGCGGACACAGGAGCGGCGATCGACGCGATCAACGTCGTGGACCTCGACCACTACCTGCTGAAACCGTGGGACCCTCCGGAGGAAAAGCTCTACCCGGTGCTGGACGACCTGCTCCAGGCGTGGCGGGCCGGCCACCACCGGGCGCACCCGAGCACCAAGGTCGTCGGGCACCGCTGGTCGGCACGGTCCTCGGAGACCCGGGAGTTCCTGGCCCGCAATCAGGTGCCGTACCGCTGGTACTCATCCGACGAGCCGGAAGGGCAGCGGTTGCTGTCCGCCGCCGGGCAGGACGGGCTCCGGCTGCCCGTGGTGATCACCCCGGACGGAACGCCACTCGTGGAGCCCGAGGCCACCGAACTCGCCGTCCACGTGGGTCTCGCCACCACGCCGACGGCGGACTTCTACGACCTGGTGGTGGTCGGCGGTGGTCCGGCCGGACTGGGCGCGGCCGTGTACGGCGCATCGGAAGGGCTGCGGACGGTGCTGGTGGAGCGGTCGGCGACCGGCGGACAGGCCGGCCAGAGCTCCCGGATCGAGAACTACCTGGGTTTTCCGGACGGCGTCTCGGGCGGGCAGCTCACGGAGCGCGCCATGCGGCAGGCGGGAAGGTTCGGCGCCGAGGTCCTCACGACGCGGGAGGTGACCGGCCTCGAGGCCCACGGGTCGGCGCGGATCGTGCGGTTCTCGGACGGCTCGGAGATCGCCGCACACAGTGTCATCCTGGCCACCGGTGTGTCGTACCGCCAGCTCCCCTCGGGAGGCGCGGACGAGCTGACGGGCCGTGGCGTGTTCTACGGCTCGGCCCTGACGGAGGCGGCCTCCTGCCAAGGCCATGACGTGTACATCGTCGGTGGCGCCAACTCGGCCGGGCAGGCGGCGATGTACCTCTCACGGACCGCCAAGTCGGTGACGCTGCTGGTGCGCGGAGAGTCGATCGCCGCGTCGATGTCGTACTACCTGATCCAGCAGGTCGAGGAGACGCCGAACATCCGGGTGAAGTGCGGCACCGTCGTCGACACCGCACACGGTGACGGCCACCTGGAGCATCTGACCCTGCGTGAGGTCGGGAGCGGTGGGACCGAACTCGTCGACGCGCAATGGCTGTTCGTCTTCATCGGCGCCGCCCCGCTGACCGACTGGCTGGACGGCACGGTACTCCGCGACAGGAAGGGGTTCATCCTGGCCGGGCCGGACATGACGCCCGACGGGCGGCCACCGGCCGATTGGGAACTGGAACGACCGCCGTACCACCTGGAGACCAGTGTCCCCGGGGTGTTCGTGGCGGGCGACGCGCGCGCCGAGTCAGCGAAGCGGGTCGCGTCCGCAGTCGGAGAGGGAGCCATGGCCGTGATGCTCGTCCACCGCTACCTGGAGCAGACATGA
- a CDS encoding ricin-type beta-trefoil lectin domain protein has protein sequence MAAIPHLDRIRRSRLLRTVLTVGVLTTAAGALAVTPASAAAGQITGLGGKCMDVAGASSANGAAVQLYDCNSTGAQQWTVGSDGSVSALGKCLDIVDRSTANGATLQLWDCTGGANQKWTVTAAGTIVNPQSNKCVDVTGSSSANGTRLQIWSCTGAANQTWNASGGGDTPGGDAPMAVAPYLYNGWGNPPSPTTVTNATGVKWYTLAFVLSNGYCNPQWDGSRPLTGGVDQQTVNTVRGNGGDVIPSFGGWSGNKLESSCSSAGELAAAYQKVINAYGLKAIDIDIEAAAYDSPTVQQRTVDALKTVKANNPGIKTYVTFGTGQSGPDTGLINRAASAGLTVDSWTIMPFNFGGNGQNMGTLTTRAAEGLKTAVKNAYGYSDDQAYRHTGISSMNGVTDVGETITVADFRTILAYAQQHHLARLTFWSVNRDRPCTGGGADTCSEVSQQPWDFTRVLAQYRG, from the coding sequence ATGGCCGCAATCCCCCACCTCGATCGCATCAGGCGGTCCCGACTGCTGCGCACCGTCCTCACTGTCGGAGTTCTCACCACGGCCGCGGGTGCCCTTGCGGTGACCCCGGCCTCGGCGGCCGCCGGGCAGATCACCGGCCTGGGCGGAAAGTGCATGGACGTCGCCGGCGCGAGCAGCGCCAACGGGGCCGCTGTCCAGCTGTACGACTGCAACTCCACCGGTGCCCAGCAATGGACGGTCGGCTCGGACGGCAGCGTCAGCGCGCTGGGAAAGTGCCTGGACATCGTCGACAGGTCCACCGCGAACGGCGCCACCCTCCAACTGTGGGACTGCACCGGCGGGGCGAACCAGAAGTGGACGGTGACCGCTGCGGGGACCATCGTCAACCCGCAGTCGAACAAGTGCGTCGACGTCACCGGCAGTTCCTCGGCGAACGGCACCCGGCTCCAGATCTGGAGCTGTACCGGCGCCGCCAACCAGACATGGAACGCATCGGGCGGCGGTGACACCCCAGGCGGCGACGCGCCGATGGCCGTCGCTCCCTACCTGTACAACGGGTGGGGGAACCCGCCGAGCCCGACCACCGTCACCAACGCCACCGGCGTCAAGTGGTACACACTCGCCTTCGTCCTCAGCAACGGCTACTGCAACCCCCAGTGGGACGGCAGCCGTCCCCTGACCGGCGGCGTCGACCAGCAGACGGTGAACACCGTGCGCGGCAACGGCGGCGACGTCATCCCGTCCTTCGGCGGCTGGAGCGGCAACAAACTGGAGAGCTCCTGCTCCAGTGCCGGTGAACTGGCGGCGGCGTACCAGAAGGTCATCAACGCCTACGGGCTCAAGGCCATCGACATCGACATCGAGGCCGCGGCCTACGACAGCCCCACCGTCCAGCAGCGCACCGTGGACGCCCTGAAGACGGTGAAGGCCAACAACCCCGGTATCAAGACGTACGTCACCTTCGGCACCGGACAGAGCGGACCGGACACCGGCCTGATCAACCGGGCGGCGTCGGCGGGCCTGACCGTGGACAGCTGGACCATCATGCCGTTCAACTTCGGCGGAAACGGCCAGAACATGGGGACGCTCACCACACGCGCGGCCGAGGGGCTGAAGACCGCGGTGAAGAACGCGTACGGATACAGCGACGACCAGGCCTACCGGCACACGGGCATCTCGTCGATGAACGGCGTCACCGACGTGGGCGAAACCATCACCGTCGCCGACTTCCGCACCATCCTCGCCTACGCGCAGCAGCACCATCTCGCACGACTGACGTTCTGGTCGGTCAACCGCGACCGGCCGTGTACCGGGGGAGGAGCTGACACCTGCTCCGAGGTGAGCCAGCAGCCCTGGGACTTCACCCGGGTCCTGGCGCAGTACCGCGGCTGA
- a CDS encoding ATP-binding protein, which translates to MSGVPLTCNPDEIASLFLFEKLHPDQVGRLCAEGGVKQFQPGPVYTEGEPASCFYVMLDGTVVLSRRVGGDDVEVTRTSQPGVYAGAMQAYVGDRVPQIYNNSMRVTEPSRFFVLPAETFANVMREWFPMAVHLLEGLFFGSKSTQRAVGQRERLLALGSLSAGLTHELNNPAAAAVRATSALRERVAKMRRKLGVIAEGSFSRDTLAGLIDIQERTAERIAKAPSLSAMEAADREDALADWLEGHGIEQSWQIAPTFVQAGLDTEWLDRIALTVDEEILPGAVGWLNYTVETELLLNEIADSTARVSHLVDAAKQYAQLDRAPYRTVDVHELLDSTLVMLSAKISSHISVVKDYDRTAPQVPAYPAELNQVWTNLIDNAVAAMRDADGPGTLTVRTALQHDRLLVEFRDTGTGIPEEIRGRVFDPFFTTKPVGEGTGLGLDISWRIVVDKHHGTLQVESEPGDTRFQVLLPLTADDAEGSEGSDDSPS; encoded by the coding sequence ATGAGTGGCGTGCCGCTGACATGCAACCCCGACGAGATCGCGAGCCTGTTCCTCTTCGAGAAACTGCACCCCGACCAGGTGGGCCGCCTGTGCGCCGAGGGAGGGGTGAAGCAGTTCCAGCCGGGACCCGTCTACACCGAGGGAGAGCCCGCCTCCTGTTTCTACGTCATGCTCGACGGTACGGTCGTGCTGTCCCGTCGGGTCGGCGGGGACGACGTCGAGGTCACCCGCACCTCCCAGCCGGGTGTGTACGCCGGAGCCATGCAGGCGTACGTCGGCGACCGCGTTCCGCAGATCTACAACAACTCCATGCGCGTCACCGAGCCGTCGCGCTTCTTCGTCCTGCCCGCGGAGACCTTCGCCAACGTCATGCGCGAGTGGTTCCCGATGGCCGTGCACCTGCTGGAAGGGCTCTTCTTCGGTTCCAAGAGCACGCAGCGGGCCGTCGGACAGCGGGAACGGCTGCTGGCACTCGGCTCGCTGTCCGCGGGGCTGACGCACGAGCTCAACAACCCGGCTGCCGCAGCCGTCCGCGCGACCTCGGCATTGCGGGAGCGGGTGGCGAAAATGCGCCGCAAGCTCGGAGTCATCGCCGAGGGCTCCTTCTCCCGCGACACCCTTGCCGGCCTGATCGACATCCAGGAACGCACGGCCGAGCGGATCGCCAAAGCACCCTCGCTCAGCGCGATGGAGGCAGCCGACCGCGAGGACGCCCTTGCGGACTGGCTCGAGGGGCACGGCATCGAGCAGAGCTGGCAGATCGCGCCCACGTTCGTGCAGGCGGGCCTGGACACCGAATGGCTGGATCGGATCGCGCTCACCGTGGACGAGGAGATCCTCCCGGGGGCAGTCGGGTGGCTCAACTACACCGTCGAGACGGAACTGTTGTTGAACGAGATCGCGGACTCCACCGCCCGGGTCTCCCACCTGGTCGACGCCGCCAAGCAATACGCCCAGCTCGACCGGGCGCCGTACCGCACCGTCGACGTCCACGAACTCCTCGACAGCACACTGGTGATGCTCTCGGCCAAGATCAGCTCGCATATCTCGGTCGTCAAGGATTACGACCGTACGGCGCCCCAGGTCCCGGCCTATCCGGCGGAGCTCAACCAGGTGTGGACCAACCTGATCGACAACGCGGTGGCGGCCATGCGCGATGCGGACGGGCCGGGGACCCTGACCGTCCGGACGGCACTCCAGCACGACCGGTTGCTGGTGGAGTTCCGCGACACCGGAACCGGAATCCCGGAAGAGATCCGCGGACGCGTCTTCGACCCGTTCTTCACCACCAAACCGGTGGGGGAAGGCACAGGGCTCGGCCTCGACATCTCCTGGCGGATCGTGGTGGACAAACACCACGGCACACTCCAGGTGGAATCCGAACCTGGCGACACTCGTTTCCAGGTACTGCTCCCGCTCACCGCGGACGACGCCGAGGGCTCCGAGGGCTCCGACGACAGCCCGTCCTGA